GGAAGCCGAGCATCAGGCTGGACGGGAACGGCCACGGCTGGCTGGCCACGTACTCGACCTCGGCGACCTTGACCCCGGCCTCCTCCAGCACCTCGCGGGCCACCGCCTGCTCGATCGACTCGCCCGGCTCGACGAACCCGGCCAGGGTGGACCAGCGGCCCTCCGGCCAGAGCGCCTGACGGCCCAGCAGGCAGCGGTCCTGCTCGTCGGTGATCAGCATGATCACCGCCGGGTCGGTCCGCGGGTAGTGCTCGGCGGCGCAGGAGGTGCAGCGGCGGACGTGCCCGGCACCGGCCTTCTCGGTCGGCTGGCCGCAGCGCGAGCAGAAGCTGTGCAAGCGGTGCCAGTGCTCCAGTGCGACGGCGTGCACCAGCAGTCCGGCGTCCCGGTCCGAGAGCAGCGCGCCGACCTCGCGCAGACCGGCCGGCCGGGCGTCGCCGTCCAGCCGGCCCGGCAGGCTGGAGCCCGCCATCGCGAAGTACGAGGTGCCGTCCTCGTCGCAGCCGAGGAAGTAGCGGTCGCCGGTCTGCGGCGCCTCGAACGAGGGCAGCAGCACCAGCTCGGTGCCCTGCTCGGTGTCGACCACGAAGACCTCGCCACCGGCGATCGGCAGCACCTTGGTGGTCGGGTGGCTCCAGGCCGCGGCCAGCCACGGCTCGTCGAAGCGGTGCTGCGCGGCCCGGTCCACCCCGGCCCTGGCCAGCGCGAGGTGCTTGGTGTCAGGCACGGTGCTCAACTCGGTCCATCCCCGTTCGGTCGAATGTTTGCAGCCAGGTGGTTCATGCCTGCGGCCAGCTCTCGGCCAGCTCGCTCCACAGGTGGGCGGCGGCCTCCACGCCCTTGGCGAGCAGGTCCAGTTCGACCTTCTCGTTCACCGAGTGCCAGCCGTCCGAGGGCACCGAGATGCCCAGGAAGAGCACCGGTGCGCCGAGCACGTCCTGCAGGTCGGCGGCCGGTCCCGAACCGCCCTCCCGGGTGAACAGGATCTCCTGCTCGAAGGCCCGGCCCATCGCCCGGACGGTGGCCTGCAGCGCCGGGTGGTCCAGCGGGGTCAGGCAGGGGCGGGTGGCGCCGGGGAAGGTCAGCTCGTACCGGATGCCCTCGGGCACCTGCTCGGCCACCCAGCCGCGGACGGCCTCCCTGACCTTCTCGATCTCCTGCCCGGCGACCAGCCGGAAGGACAGCTTGAGGTGCGCCTCGGACGGCACGATGGTCTTGCCGCCCGGGCCGGTGTAGCCGCCCCAGATGCCGTTCACCTCGGCGGTCGGCCGGGCCCAGACCCGCTCCAGCGTCGAGTACCCGGCCTCGCCCCGGGTGCCGTACGACTTGGCGACCCGCAGCCACTGCGCCTCGTCGAAGGGCAGCGCGGCGAACAGCTCGCGCTCACGGTCCGTCAGCTCCACCACGCCGTCGTAGAAGCCCGGGACGGCGACCCGGCGGTCCGCGTCGTGCAGCGCGGCGACCAGCTCGGCGGCCACCTCGGCGGGGTTGGGCACCGCGCCGCCGAAGGAGCCCGAGTGGATGTCGGTGTCCGGGCCGTACAGGTCGAGCTGCGCGTCGGCCAGGCCGCGCATGCCGGTGCAGACGGTCGGGGTGGTCTCGGACCACATCCCGGTGTCGGAGACGAAGACCACGTCGGCGGCCAGCCGCCCGGCCTCCCGGCGGACCAGCGCCTCGAAGTTCGGCGAGCCGGACTCCTCCTCGCCCTCGACCAGCAGCTTGAGGTTGACCGCCGGCGCCGTCCGGCCGGTGGCGGCCAGGTGGGCCCGCAGGCCCAGGGTGTGGACGAAGACCTGCCCCTTGTCGTCGGCCGCGCCCCGGGCGTACAGCCGGCGGCCGACCACGGTCGGCTCGAACGGCTCGGTGTCCCAGCCGTCCTCCTTCGCCGCGGGCTGCACGTCGTGGTGCCCGTAGACCAGCGCGGTGGGCGCGGCCGGGTCCCCGGACGGCCACTCGGCGAACACCGCGGGCAGCCCGTCCGTCTCCCAGACCTCCACCACCGGGAATCCGGTGGCCCGCAACCGCTCCGCCAGCCACTCGGCGGAGCGGTGGACCTCGCCGGCCCGGGCCGGGTCGGCGGAGACGGAGGGGATACGCAGCCAGTCGGCGAGATCGCGCAGGAACTCGTCCTGGTGCAGGTCGATGAAGGAGCGGACGACGCTGTCCGGGGTTTTCGTCATACGGACGACTTTAGTTCGCCGCCAGGTCCCGGTGCGCCGTGCTCCCGAGGAGCGGACTCGTTAGCTGCGTCACCCCATCCGTCCCGCGCGTCACCCGCGTCACCCCGGGAAGTGGGGTGACGCGGGTGACGGTGGATCAGGCCGAGCGGCGCAGCAGCGCCGGCTTCGACCGGGTGAACAGCATCGCCAGCAGCACCGCCACGGCGGGCAGCACCAGCAGGGTCAGCCCGAGCGTCGGCCACGGGACGGCGATCACGGCGTCCTTGTCCGGCTCCCCCGGGTACGAGGGCATGCTCTCGATGATCCGCAGGGCGATCGCGGGCACCACCCCGCTGATGGCGCCGAGCACCGTGCCCATCGCGGCGATCACCCCGCACTGGAAGCCGGACAGCCGGCGCCGGATGCCGCTGGTCGCCCCGACCGCGGCGAGCGTGCCGAGGTCGCGCTGCGAGTCGGCCGCGGCCAGGCCGGTGGCGATGCCCGCCGCGCCCAGGGCCACTATCGCGGCGAAGCCGGTCAGCCCGAGGGTGACCAGGCCGCTCTCGTCCCGGTAGCCGCGCTCGACGGAGAACCGACCGTCCCCGCCGAGCTTGGCGAGCGCGGCCTCGGCCTTCTGCTCGTCCTTGCTGCTCGGCGCCGCCGAGGGCTGCCAGACCGTACCGGCCTCGACCACCGTCAGGCCGAGCCGCTTGGCGGTCTCCGGCGACGCGAAGGCCCCGGCGTTGCGCAGCTCCGGCTCGAACAGCACCGCCTCCACCGAGAGGTCGTGCTGCTTCGGCCGGGACGGGGCCCGGTTGGCGGAGTCGACCGGCCCGTCCGCCGGCTCCTCCGGCATCGGCTCGACCAGGGTGAACGTGACCTTGCCGTTCCGCAGGTAGGCCGGGTCGAAGACGATCACCTTGCCCTGGGCCAGCGCCGCGGCGGCGGCCGGGTCGCGGACCCCCGTCAGGATGTCCAGCGCGGTGGGGTCACCGGCCAGCAGCGGGCTGTTGAAGGCGGACTGGTGCCTGCCCGCCGGATGGACGCAGCGCGGGTCGTTCCGGTACCGCACGCGCTCCGCGTCGGTGGGCTCGTCGATCCGGTCCCGGGAGTACAGCGGACAGCGCAGGTCGGCCGGCAGCTCCAGCTCCAGGTACCCGCCCGGGCCGTACCGCTCCGCCCTGGCGTACTTGGTCTCGAAGATCTCTCCGCGCGGCCCGAGGTTGGGCATGATCCGCTCCAACGCGTCCCGGCGGGCCGGGAACTGGGCGGTGTCGGTCTGGTCGTAACCGCGGTCGAGCAGCACCGCGCCGCTGCGCAGCGAGGGCTCGTACCGCTGACGCGCCTCCAGGTTCGCGCTGGTGGTGTAGATGCCGACCGCGACCGATCCGGCCACCGCCGCCATCACCGCGGCCACCGCCGGAGCGGTCCGCCCCCGGTGCCGGATCGAGTCCCGCAGCGCGAGCCGGGGGCTGAGCGGCAGCCAGCGGCCGAGCTTGCCGAACAGGCCGACCAGCATCGGGGTGCAGGCGACCATGCCCAGCTCGGCGATCACCGAGCCGCCGAGCACGGCCAGTGCCCCGCGGCGGCCGAGCTGCCCGCCGACGGTCGGGGCGAGCAGCGCGATCGCGGCGCCGCCGCCGAGCATCAGCAGGCCGAGCAGCGCCAGCTTGCGGTTCGGCGGTTTGACCGAGCCACGGCCGGTCAGGGCGCTCACCACGTCCTGCCGGGACGCCTGGACGGCCGGGACGACCGCTGCCAGCAGACCGGTGACCAGGCCGAGCGCGGCCACTCCGGCCAGGTCCAGCGGGGCCAGGTCGAAGCTGCCGAAGCGGCTGCCCGCCAGGCCCTCCAGCCAGGGCCGGGCCACCGCGACGGCGAGCACCGCGAGCACCACCCCGGTGACCGCACCGGTCAGGCCGAGCACCACGCCACCGCCGAGCACCACCGAGCGGACGTGCGAACGGTCACCGCCGCCGGCGGCCAGCAGCCCGAGCTGCCGCCGCGAGCGGCGGGCGCCGACGGCGAAGGCCGGTCCGGCTAGCAGCACGATCTCCAGCAACGCCATGCCGGCCACCGTGGCCACCACCGCCAGGGCGGCGGTGTTCGGCGTGAAGCCGCCGCCGGAGCGGTCGTACTCCGCGTAGAACGGCACCTCGGAGCGCGACGGCGGATCCAGCAGCACCGCGCGCGAGGCCACCGCGAAGCCGTACTTGTTGAGCTCCAGCACCTTCGGCCAGTCCAGTACGGCCCCGGCGGGCAGCTTCACCAGCCAGGTGTCGCTGCCGCTGTGCCCCTTGCCGTTGGACTTGCCCTGCTCGGCCGACGGCACGGGCAGCGAGCCCGGCCGGACCAGCAGCTGACTCTCCTTCAGCAGGTCGGGGTACTCCACCGAGGCGGTGATGGTGAAGGGCTTGCCCTCGAGACCGCGCAGCGTCGTGGTGTCACCGATCCGGAGACCCGCGGTCCGCAGGAACTCGTCGGTGGCCGCCAGCTCCTGTGGGGCGGCGGGCGCGCGCCCGCCGGTCAGGTTGATCCTGCCGCGCCAGATCGAGTCGGTCAGGTCGGCCTGGACGGCTCCCACCTTCAGCTGACCGCTCGCGGTGGTGGCCGTGGTGCCCTCGGCGCCGGCGAGGACGACCAGCCTGGCACCGGCGGGCAGCAGCTGGGTGATCAGCTCGCCCTGCGAAGCGGCCGCCTTGCTCCGGATCTGCTCCGCGGTGGGCTGCTGACCCTTCGTCACCGGCCTGCTCACGGAGCCGTCGTCCGGATTCGGCGCCTGGGCCACGATGAGGCCCTGGCCCTGCCCGGACACCGTCGCGTCGGCCTCGCCCATGGTCCTGGCGATCCGCTGCTCCGGCTCCAGCTCGGCGCTGCGGTAGATCACGTCGATCCCGGCCACGCCGAGTACGGGCAGCGCGATCATCGCGATCACCAGGGCGCTCCGGCCCTTGGCCCGCAGTGCGTCCCTGCGGGCTATCCGCAGGGCCACCCGCCAAGAGGTGAGCTTCACTCCCCCACCAGTCCGGTGCTGTTGGTGGCGGCCGAGACCAGCAGGCTGGCGGCGTCCCGGCTGACGCTCTCGTCCACCGCGCGGCCGTCCCGGATGAACACCACCCGGTCCGCCCAGGCGGCGTGCCGGGCCTCGTGGGTGACCAGCATGGCCGCCGCCCCGGCGTCGCAGCGGGCCCGCAGGACGGCGAGCACCGCCTCGCCGGTGGTGGAGTCCAGCGCGCCGGTCGGCTCGTCGGCGAGCACCAGGCGGCGGTCGCCGATCAGGGCCCGGGCGATCGCCACCCGCTGCTGCTGGCCACCCGACATGTCGTCGGGGAAACGGTCGGCCAGCTCGTCGATGCCGAGCTCGGTGAGCGCGGCGAGCGCCTCCCGGCGCGCGGCCCGGGTCGAGACGCCGTCCAGCTCGCGGGGCAGCGCGATGTTCTCGGCGGCGGTCAGCGCGGGGATCAGGTTGTAGTCCTGGAACACGTAGCCGATCGCCCGGCGGCGGACCTGCGCCTGCTGCTTGCGGGAGAGGTCGCCGAGGCTCTGCCCCTCGACCAGCACCCGGCCCGTGGTCGGGCTGTCCAGCCCGCCGGCCAGGGTCAGCAGAGTGGACTTGCCGGAGCCGGACGGGCCCATCACCGCGACCAGCTCGCCGGGGTGCACCTTCAGGTCCACCCCGCGCAGGGCGTGCACCTCGGCCGCGCCGTGGCCGTGGACTCGGGTGACGTTCTCCAGGTGCAGCACCGCGTCGGTACCGGACCGGACTTGCTGAGTGGTCAACTCTCCCCCTGCTGTGACGTTCGATCGGATGACGGTGGGTCAGAAACGGGCGCGCCGACGGGCACGCGGCGCCTCTGCGGCCGGGGCGGGCGGAGCGGGCGCGGGCGGCGGGGCCGGTTCGGGGGCCGGCCGGTACTGCGCGATCCGGGTCTCGCAGTGGTCCAGCCAGCGGATCTCGGCCTCGGTCTGGAAGATCAGCTGCTCCAGCACCAGCAGCCAGGCCAGGTCCGAGCGGCCGTCACCCTCGGCGATCAGCGCCTGGCCCTTGAGCCGGGTGTAGTCCTGCAGCGCCTTCATGCTGTGCCTGCGCTGCCCCTGGACCACCGCCTCGACGTCCACCCCGGGCACGGTGACCGCCATCGCCAGCTTGATCGCCAGCTCGTCCCGGGGCGGATTGGTCCGGGGCACCGGGGTGTCGAACCAGTTGCGCAGTTCCGCGCGTCCCTGATCGGTGGCGGCGTAGTAGACGTGCCCCTCGGCGTCCTCACCGTGCGGGGCGACCAGGCCGTCCCGTTCCAGTCGGCCGAGCGTGGTGTAGACCTGGCCGACGTTGAGCGGCCAGGTGGCTCCGGTACGGGCCTCGAACTCGGTTCTCAGCTGGTAGCCGTAGCGCGGGCCCTGATCGAGCAGGGCGAGCAGACCGTGACGGATGGACATACTCAGTATGTATACCCGGTATGCCCCACGCCCTCAAGCCCAGCCGGTACCGTCACTTGCTGTGAGCCCGCTGCGCATCGCCACCTTCAACCTGCTGCACGGCCAGCCGCTGGCCGCCGACGGCAGCCCGCTGCCCTACCCCGCCGAGCCGGGTGACCCCCTGGCCGACGCGGTCGCCGGGCTGGCCCCGGACGTGCTCGCGCTCCAGGAGGTGGACCGCCACCAGGAACGCTCCGGCTTCGCCGACCAGACCGCGGTGGCCGCCAAGGCGATGGGCGCGGCCGACTGGCGGTTCGCCGCCGCCCTGCACGGCCGCCCGGCGCCGTCCACCGGCTGGATCCTCGACCCCGCCGTACCGGCACTCCAGGTCTACGGGCCCGACGAGGTCGGCTCGGCGGGGATCCCCTCGTACGGCACCGCCCTGCTCACCCGACTGCCCGTCAGCCACTGGCGGGCCCGCCGCTTCGCCCCGGCGCCGTTCGGCCTGCCGCTCCGGGTCGCCGGGCGGCGCGGGCTCACTCCCGTGCCGGACGAACCACGGGCCGCCCTGGCCGCCGTGCTCCAGGGCGAGCACGGCGAGTTCACCGTGGTCGCCACCCACCTGTCCTTCGTGCCCGGGTGGAACATGGCCCAACTCGCGGCGATCCGGCGGTGGATCGCGGACCTGCCGAAGCCGCAGCTGGTGCTCGGTGACTTCAACCTGATCGGGGCGGTGCCGCGGACGGTGCTCGGCAGCGCCACCGCACTCGGCCGGCGGCCGCAGCGACAGCTGCCCCGGCGCCGCAGCCGGGGGCCCCGCCCCCGCCTCCAGGGCTGGCACGACCTCGCCAAGACCCCGACCTACCCGTCCCACCGGCCGACCGTCCAGTTCGACCACGTGCTCGCCACCGGCCTGTCGCGGACGGCCGTCAGCTCCGCCGTCGCTCCTCGCACGGGGATCTCGGACCACCGGCCGCTGCTCGTCGAGGTCGACCTGTAACTGCGAAAGTGCCTGACCGCCTACGTCCGGATCACCTTTTACGAGGTCGGCGTCGCCGTTCCCCGAGCCCCTGGTGGCAGCTGGGCGAGCTGCGTGCTCTGGTGCGGGAGTTGCGGGAGGATCGGCTCGTACTGGAGCAGCAGCATCGCGGCGTCGTCGCCGAGCTTGCGGCCGACGTGGCGGACCACGTCGTCGTGCAGGCGGCGGAGGACCTCGACGGGGCCGCCGATCGCGCAGTAGGGCAGGCGCTCGGCGAGGGGGTAGAAGGCGCCGCGGTGGTCGCGGGCCTCGATCACGCCGTCGGTGTAGAGCAGGACCCGGTCGCCGGGCTCGACCCGGATCCGCTGGACGGGCGGGCGGACGTCGGCGGGGTCGAGGACGCCGAGCGGCGGTACGGTCTCGGGCAGTTCGAGCGGGGTCGGGGCCTGGCCGGGGCGGAGCAGCAGCGGGGCGGGGTGGCCGCAGTTGACGATCTCGGCGGTGCCGTCGGGGCGGACGCCGATCAGGAGCAGGGTGACGAACTCCTCCTCCACGCCGGGGTGGTCGTTCTCGTGCAGGGCCCGGTCGAGACTGACGGCCAGCCAGGCCGCCACCCGGTCGAGCGCGGGCTCCTGGTGGGCGGCCTCGCGGAAGGCGCCGAGGACGGCGGCGGCGGTCTCGACGGCGGCCAGGCCCTTGCCCCGGACGTCGCCGATCACCGCGCGGACGCCGTGCCGGGTGTTCACCACCTCGTACAGGTCGCCGCCGATCGAGGCGTGCTCGGCGGCGGCGGCGTAGTGCACGGCGGCCCGGACGCTGCCGACCCGGTCGGGGACGGAGCGCAGCAGGACCCGGCGGGCGATCTCGGCGACCAGCTGGGCGTCGGCGAGGGCCTGCTCCTGGCGGACCCTCAGGGTGGCGCTGACCCAGCCGATCCCGGCGACCAGGGCGATCGCGAAGACGGTGGCGCTGTGCACGGACTGGCCGAGCACCTCGTGGTAGCCGGCCAGCGCGAAGGCGGCGATCTCGGTGAACAGGCCGATCAGCAGCGGGTACCAGGTGCGGCGGCTGACCACCGCGGCCAGCGCGGGGACGGCGGTGAGGGCGGGCTCGACGGTGACCGCCGAGTGGCTGAAGAAGTCGAGGGCGAGCACCAGCAGCATGCCGATGAACGGGAGTGCCATCGAGGTTTTCGGCCACGTCCCGGTGACCGTGCCTGGAACAGCCCCCGGGGTCGGCCCCGCGAGCCGGTCTCTGATCCATCCGGTCGCGCTCAACGTCGGTCTCTCCAGCAGAAGGTGGCCGGTGCCTGGGACACCTGCGGTGATGACGGAGGGTCAGGTCGTGGAGCCCTGACCGGTGGCCGGAGTTCGGGGGTGACCGGTTACCGACCCCACAATAGGCGCGAATAGTGCACAGCGCACAGGTTTCGCACGATGCTGTGACGAAATGGATGCTCTGCGTGACTCAACTTGTGTCATTCCCGATCAGAAGCCGGGTCAACTCTTTTCGGCCGGGAAGTTCGGCCGGACTTTCGACCCGGCCGCTGCGGACGTACAGGAACGAAGCGGTGACCTGCTCGGGATCGACGCCCATCAGTTCGGCCCAGGCCAGCCGGTAGACCGCCAGTTGGAGCGGGTCGGCGGTCTCCTCCCGATGGGTCTTCCAGTCCACCACCTCCCAGCGGGGGGCTGCTGGTGACCCTGAGCCACCGTCACTCTCCTGGTAGACCGCGTCGATCCGGCCGCGCACCACCCGACCGCCCAGCACCAGCTGGAACGGTGCCTCCACCCGGTACGGGCGGCGGCTCGCGTACGGGCTGCGCAGGAACGCCTCCTTGAGGCGGTCCAGGTCGTGCTCGTCCTCGATGCCGTCGTCGTCCACCCCGGGCAGCGCATCCGGCTCGACCAGCAGCAACGGTTCGATCCGGGCCTGCACCCACGCGTGGAAGCGGGTGCCCCGGCGCGCGGCGGGCTGCGGCGGGCGCGGCATCGGGCGGGCCAGCTCCCGGGCGAAGCCGTCCGGGTCGGCGGAGAGTTTCATCAGCTGGGTGGCGGAGAGCGAGGCGGGCAGCGGGACCTCCCGGACCGCCCGACGGGAGCGTTCCAGCTCGCCCAGCAGGGCCGTCAGGTCCCGGTCCCAGGAGGCGACCTGACGCTCCGCCTCCGGGGCCATCCGCTCCGGTGCGGGCGCGGGCTCGCCGGCCAGCCGGCGGTGCACCACCTCGGCCACCCGGCGGCGGGCGTGCTGGGCGGCCGGATCGAGCGGCAGCGGCCAGGGCGTCTCCACCGAGCGGTCCAGCGCCGGGTTCTCGGCGTCCGGCAGCGGGTGCTCCGCCCAGATCTCGACCTCGCCGTTGCCCGGCTGCGCGGCGTGCTCGTGCAGTGCGGTGAGGAAGGTCGACGGGCCCCGTCGCTTCTTCTGGCTCGGGCCCCACCAGTGGCCGGAGGCGAGCAGCAGCTCCCGGGGGCGGGTGAAGGCGACGTAGCCGAGCCGGAGCTCCTCGGTGGCCGAGTGCTCGGCCATCTCGGCCTTGAAGAGCTTCATCTCCTTGGGCGTCAGATCGCCGAGCACCGGCAGGGTGGCGGCGTCGCCGCGCAGCTCGTGCGGCAGGACCTTCTTGGTACTGGTCCAGCGCTCCCGGCCCTTGGCGCTCGGGAACGCCTCCCGGACCAGCCCGGGAACGGCCACCACGTCCCACTCCAGGCCCTTGGACTTGTGCGCGGTGAGCACCTTCACGGTGTCCTCGCCGCCGGGCAGGCTGCTGTCCAGGCCGCGTTCGTACTCCTGCGCCGCGCGCAGGAAGGCCAGGAAGGCGGACAGCCCCGGGTCGCCGTCCAGGTCGGCGAAACCGGCGGCCACGTCCAGGAAGGAGTGCAGGGTCTCCCGGCGGCGGGCAGCCAACGCCGTTGGGGAGGCCGAGAGTTCGACCTCCAGGCCGGTGACCGCCAGCACCCGGTGCAGCACGTCCATCAGCGGCTCGGCCAGCGAGCGGCGCAACTCCCGGGTCTCCCGGGCGAGATGGGCGAACCGGACCCGGGCCTCCGGCGAGAACGGCAGCTCGTCCGGCTGGTCCTTGTCGAGAAAACTCTCCAACGCGTCGGCCAGCGACACCACTTCGGTCGGATCGGTCTCGGCCACCGCGGCCGCCAGCGGGTCGGCGCCGCCGGCCTGCCCGGTCCGTACCAGCGCGGCGGCCCGGCGGCCGAGCAGCGCCAGGTCACGCGGGCCGATCCGCCAGCGCGGGCCGATCAGCAGGCGGACCAGCGAGGCATTCGCGGTCGGATCCTGCAGCACCTCACAGACCGCCACCAGGTCGGCCACCTCCGGGAGTTGGAGCAGCCCGCCGAGCCCGACCACCTCGACCGGCACCTCCCGGGCGACCAGCGCGGCGTGGATGTCCGGGAAGGCCGAGCCGCTGCGGCAGAGCACCGCGATCCGCCCCGGCGCGGTGCCGGTGGCGGTCAGATGGGCGATCCGGTCGGCCAGCCAGTCGACCTCGTCGGCGTGGGTGGGCAGCAGCGCGCAGCGGACGAAGCCGTCCACCTCGGCGCCCGGCGCGGGCCGGAGCGCCTCCACGCCCGCGTGCATCTCCCGTAGCGGGGTGGCCAGTTGGTTGGCGAAGGCGAGCAGCCGGCCACCACTGCGACGGTTCTCGCTGAGCGAGAAGCGGTGCGCGGGGGTGCCGTCCCGGCGCGGGAAGTGCCGCGGGAAGTCGTCCAGATTGGCCACCGAGGCGCCGCGCCAGCCGTAGATCGCCTGGCAGGGGTCACCGACCGCGGTCACCGGGTGACCGGTGCCCGACCCGAACAGGCCCGCCAGCATGAGGCGTTGGGCCACCGAGGTGTCCTGGTACTCGTCCAGCAGCACCACCTCGAACTGCTCCCGGAGCAGCGCCCCGACCTCCGGCCGCTGCTGGGCCAGCCGGGCCGAGGCGGCGATCTGGTCACCGAAGTCCATCAGGTTGGCGGACTGCTTGCGGCGGCGGTACTCCTCCACCAGGTCCAGCAGTTCCAGCCGGGCCCGGGCCGTCACCGGGATCGCCCGCAGGTCGTCGTTGCTCAGCTTGACGGTGGCCGCGTGGTCCAGCAGCTCCCGGTCGAAGTCCCGCAGCCGGGCGGGCTCCACCAGGTGCTCGGCCAGCTCGGAGTCCAGCGCGATCAGCTCGGCGACCAGACCGGAGAACGCGCCGGTCAGGGCCGGGTACGGCCCGCGCGAGTGCCGCAGCACCCTGGCGGCCAGCTGGAACCGAGTGGCGTCGGCGAGCAGCCGGACGTCCGGCTCGATGCCCAGCCGGAGACCGTGCTCCTTCAACAGGCGCCCGGCGAACGCGTGGTAGGTGGAGATCTCCGGCTCGCCGAGCGAGTCCTCGTCGTCCTCCAGCACACCGGCCCGCAGCAGCGCCGTCCTGACCCGCTCGGCCAGCTCGCCCGCCGCCTTGTTGGTGAACGTCAGCCCGAGCACCTGCTCCGGCCGTACCGCCCCCGACCCGACCAGCCACACCACCCGGGCCGCCATCACCGTGGTCTTCCCCGAACCGGCCCCCGCCACGATCACCGCGGGCTCCAGCGGCGCCCCGATCGCCGCCATCTGCTCCCGGTTGAACGGGACCCCCAGCAGCTCCTTGAGCTGGACCGGGTCACTGAGCAGGGATCGCATCCCGCCAGGGTAACCACCGGACGCTCCGGGCATCAGCCACCAGGGGCTCGGGGAACTGCGAGGAGATCTGGCGCCGGGGTCACTGCGAAAGTGCCTGACCCGCTACGCACGGATCACCTTTTTCGAGGCCGGCGTCGCAGTTCCCCGAGCCCCTGATGGCTGATGCCCGGAGCGCAGCCCTCAGTCCAGCAGCTGGCGCCCGTCCCGCTGAGCGGTGCAGCTGCCGCGGAAGCTGCACCGCGCGCAGGACTCGCTCGTCCGCGGCCCGAACCGTTCGGCCAGCACCTTGCCCGCCGTGTCCGCGAGCAGGTTCTCGATCCACGGTTCCTCCGGCGGCCCCTGGTGCTGGACCTTGGGTGCCTCCGGCTCCGCCTTGGAAGCCTCCGCCCTGAGGTGCACCAGCTCCGCGCCGCCCACCTCCGGCCGCTGCTCGAAGAGCTCGTCCAGCGCACCGGCCCGGGCGGCGAGCTGGTAGACCGCCAGCTGCTTGTGGTCGGGCAGCGACTTGTCGGTCGGCAGCTGCTTGCCGGTCTTGAAGTCGACCACGTACGCCCGGCCGGCCTCGTCCCGTTCGACCCGGTCCATCGAGCCCCGGATCCGGACGCTGACCTCCCCGACCGGCAGGGTGAGGTCGAAGTCGTGCTCGGTGGCCACCGTCTGCCGCCCCCGCTCCAGCACGTGCCAGTGCAGGAAGCGCTCCAGGGCCGCCCTGGCCTGCTCCTTCTCCTGCTGGGACTTCCACGGTGCGTCGAAGGCCAGCGCGTCCCAGACCGTGTCGAGCCGCTCCATCAGCACCGCCAGGTCGGCCGGGGTCCGCCCGGAGCCGACCTCGTCGGCGAGGGCGTGCACCACGTTGCCGAAGCCCTGGGCGGCGGTG
This genomic interval from Kitasatospora gansuensis contains the following:
- a CDS encoding FtsX-like permease family protein, yielding MKLTSWRVALRIARRDALRAKGRSALVIAMIALPVLGVAGIDVIYRSAELEPEQRIARTMGEADATVSGQGQGLIVAQAPNPDDGSVSRPVTKGQQPTAEQIRSKAAASQGELITQLLPAGARLVVLAGAEGTTATTASGQLKVGAVQADLTDSIWRGRINLTGGRAPAAPQELAATDEFLRTAGLRIGDTTTLRGLEGKPFTITASVEYPDLLKESQLLVRPGSLPVPSAEQGKSNGKGHSGSDTWLVKLPAGAVLDWPKVLELNKYGFAVASRAVLLDPPSRSEVPFYAEYDRSGGGFTPNTAALAVVATVAGMALLEIVLLAGPAFAVGARRSRRQLGLLAAGGGDRSHVRSVVLGGGVVLGLTGAVTGVVLAVLAVAVARPWLEGLAGSRFGSFDLAPLDLAGVAALGLVTGLLAAVVPAVQASRQDVVSALTGRGSVKPPNRKLALLGLLMLGGGAAIALLAPTVGGQLGRRGALAVLGGSVIAELGMVACTPMLVGLFGKLGRWLPLSPRLALRDSIRHRGRTAPAVAAVMAAVAGSVAVGIYTTSANLEARQRYEPSLRSGAVLLDRGYDQTDTAQFPARRDALERIMPNLGPRGEIFETKYARAERYGPGGYLELELPADLRCPLYSRDRIDEPTDAERVRYRNDPRCVHPAGRHQSAFNSPLLAGDPTALDILTGVRDPAAAAALAQGKVIVFDPAYLRNGKVTFTLVEPMPEEPADGPVDSANRAPSRPKQHDLSVEAVLFEPELRNAGAFASPETAKRLGLTVVEAGTVWQPSAAPSSKDEQKAEAALAKLGGDGRFSVERGYRDESGLVTLGLTGFAAIVALGAAGIATGLAAADSQRDLGTLAAVGATSGIRRRLSGFQCGVIAAMGTVLGAISGVVPAIALRIIESMPSYPGEPDKDAVIAVPWPTLGLTLLVLPAVAVLLAMLFTRSKPALLRRSA
- a CDS encoding ABC transporter ATP-binding protein; translation: MTTQQVRSGTDAVLHLENVTRVHGHGAAEVHALRGVDLKVHPGELVAVMGPSGSGKSTLLTLAGGLDSPTTGRVLVEGQSLGDLSRKQQAQVRRRAIGYVFQDYNLIPALTAAENIALPRELDGVSTRAARREALAALTELGIDELADRFPDDMSGGQQQRVAIARALIGDRRLVLADEPTGALDSTTGEAVLAVLRARCDAGAAAMLVTHEARHAAWADRVVFIRDGRAVDESVSRDAASLLVSAATNSTGLVGE
- a CDS encoding dipeptidase, with product MTKTPDSVVRSFIDLHQDEFLRDLADWLRIPSVSADPARAGEVHRSAEWLAERLRATGFPVVEVWETDGLPAVFAEWPSGDPAAPTALVYGHHDVQPAAKEDGWDTEPFEPTVVGRRLYARGAADDKGQVFVHTLGLRAHLAATGRTAPAVNLKLLVEGEEESGSPNFEALVRREAGRLAADVVFVSDTGMWSETTPTVCTGMRGLADAQLDLYGPDTDIHSGSFGGAVPNPAEVAAELVAALHDADRRVAVPGFYDGVVELTDRERELFAALPFDEAQWLRVAKSYGTRGEAGYSTLERVWARPTAEVNGIWGGYTGPGGKTIVPSEAHLKLSFRLVAGQEIEKVREAVRGWVAEQVPEGIRYELTFPGATRPCLTPLDHPALQATVRAMGRAFEQEILFTREGGSGPAADLQDVLGAPVLFLGISVPSDGWHSVNEKVELDLLAKGVEAAAHLWSELAESWPQA
- a CDS encoding endonuclease/exonuclease/phosphatase family protein; amino-acid sequence: MSPLRIATFNLLHGQPLAADGSPLPYPAEPGDPLADAVAGLAPDVLALQEVDRHQERSGFADQTAVAAKAMGAADWRFAAALHGRPAPSTGWILDPAVPALQVYGPDEVGSAGIPSYGTALLTRLPVSHWRARRFAPAPFGLPLRVAGRRGLTPVPDEPRAALAAVLQGEHGEFTVVATHLSFVPGWNMAQLAAIRRWIADLPKPQLVLGDFNLIGAVPRTVLGSATALGRRPQRQLPRRRSRGPRPRLQGWHDLAKTPTYPSHRPTVQFDHVLATGLSRTAVSSAVAPRTGISDHRPLLVEVDL
- the nudC gene encoding NAD(+) diphosphatase; translated protein: MSTVPDTKHLALARAGVDRAAQHRFDEPWLAAAWSHPTTKVLPIAGGEVFVVDTEQGTELVLLPSFEAPQTGDRYFLGCDEDGTSYFAMAGSSLPGRLDGDARPAGLREVGALLSDRDAGLLVHAVALEHWHRLHSFCSRCGQPTEKAGAGHVRRCTSCAAEHYPRTDPAVIMLITDEQDRCLLGRQALWPEGRWSTLAGFVEPGESIEQAVAREVLEEAGVKVAEVEYVASQPWPFPSSLMLGFLGKADPSGTTITVDGEELAEARWISRDELRAGMEAGEILPPSGISIARHLVELWYGEPLPSAARW
- a CDS encoding PadR family transcriptional regulator, producing the protein MSIRHGLLALLDQGPRYGYQLRTEFEARTGATWPLNVGQVYTTLGRLERDGLVAPHGEDAEGHVYYAATDQGRAELRNWFDTPVPRTNPPRDELAIKLAMAVTVPGVDVEAVVQGQRRHSMKALQDYTRLKGQALIAEGDGRSDLAWLLVLEQLIFQTEAEIRWLDHCETRIAQYRPAPEPAPPPAPAPPAPAAEAPRARRRARF